From one Culex quinquefasciatus strain JHB chromosome 3, VPISU_Cqui_1.0_pri_paternal, whole genome shotgun sequence genomic stretch:
- the LOC6053554 gene encoding uncharacterized protein LOC6053554: MNLLILLIFAGLRAAIATDITFRNHSCVPTGFSKVCFLDRISYNSHDQRVIHRFPANLTHVRLGGEVVMFRDFKIQHFDTKLYGMMGKPRTLEVINLWVRTIQLPRTVQHADFRRNILDQFEVEPGEDAPLLTYLHLGNNWLSNIANLSVLVNLEVLLLQNNHIEHIDHSTMQNLTKLRHLDLTHNFLTQFSTQVFPKSLTYLSLNSNEIKLLNYDGLYFPPLLTLNLERNDLPSIDASALILAMPKLKMVRFGGNPIDPNEFRLAVQQFRKHNVSVNGEADEVACLYKEEVVEGVCVRLAPPRNVIREILLSLVVVLVVIAMVVTVWWVFVTINKKC; encoded by the exons ATGAATCTTCTAATTTTATT GATTTTTGCGGGTCTTCGAGCGGCCATCGCCACCGATATAACCTTCCGAAATCACTCTTGCGTCCCAACCGGATTCTCTAAGGTGTGCTTCCTGGACAGAATAAGCTACAACTCTCATGATCAACGCGTGATCCACCGCTTCCCTGCTAACCTCACGCATGTACGACTGGGGGGTGAAGTCGTAATGTTTCgtgatttcaaaattcaacactTTGATACCAAGCTGTACGGCATGATGGGCAAACCTCGCACCCTGGAGGTGATCAACCTATGGGTAAGGACTATCCAACTGCCGAGAACAGTTCAGCATGCAGACTTCCGGAGAAATATATTAGATCAGTTCGAGGTGGAACCCGGTGAAGACGCTCCCTTGTTAACATACTTGCACCTAGGCAATAACTGGCTAAGCAACATTGCAAATCTCAGTGTTTTAGTAAATCTTGAAGTGCTACTGCTGCAAAACAACCACATCGAACACATTGATCACTCAACCATGCAGAACCTAACCAAGCTGAGGCACCTAGATCTGACCCACAACTTCCTCACTCAGTTCTCCACGCAAGTTTTCCCAAAAAGCCTAACCTATCTAAGTCTGAACTCCAACGAAATCAAACTCCTCAACTACGACGGCCTATACTTCCCCCCGCTATTAACCCTCAACCTGGAACGCAACGACCTCCCCTCGATCGATGCATCCGCATTGATCCTGGCGATGCCCAAGTTAAAAATGGTCCGCTTCGGAGGGAACCCAATCGATCCGAACGAGTTCCGCCTAGCAGTTCAGCAGTTCCGGAAGCATAACGTGAGCGTCAACGGTGAGGCGGATGAGGTGGCTTGTTTGTACAAGGAGGAAGTTGTCGAAGGAGTTTGCGTGCGGTTGGCCCCGCCACGGAACGTTATTCGTGAGATTTTGCTCAGCTTGGTGGTGGTCTTGGTGGTGATCGCGATGGTGGTGACGGTTTGGTGGGTTTTCGTGACGATTAATAAAAAGTGCTAG